One stretch of Arachis hypogaea cultivar Tifrunner chromosome 20, arahy.Tifrunner.gnm2.J5K5, whole genome shotgun sequence DNA includes these proteins:
- the LOC140183175 gene encoding MACPF domain-containing protein NSL1-like yields MSSELEDAKEFGKYLLKLKEKNQNFFFELELEDDQSIKLAFWVDARSRAACEYFGDDQGRSRAAIPFSIAPRHRHALLLPQWSLSRKPSLDSESSVFVSIGTVSTGFMNFAKGVGGGGKRLVVLDEMYKRDILIPTAGGASITIRGVSEDIRCDKGDRIRFKSDVLEFNQMSELLNQKSAVQGKIPSGYFNALFDLSGNWLRDAADIKYLAIDGYFISLDYLHLTASPLVLQEEVKKSVPAQWDLATLAR; encoded by the exons ATGTCATCAGAACTAGAGGATGCAAAAGAATTTGGGAAATACTTATTAAAactgaaagagaagaatcagaatttctttttcgagctcgaactcgaggaTGATCAGTCGATTAAGCTTGCTTTTTGGGTGGACGCAAGGAGCAGGGCCGCCtgtgagtatttcggagatg ACCAGGGTCGCAGCCGAGCTGCCATCCCCTTCTCTATCGCTCCTAGGCATCGGCATGCCCTCCTACTCCCTCAGTGGTCTCTGTCTCGCAAACCCTCGTTGGATTCGGAATCCTCTGTCTTTGTCTCAATCGGCACCGTAAGCACTG GTTTT ATGAATTTTGCAAAGGGAGTTGGAGGCGGTGGGAAGAGGTTGGTGGTGCTTGATGAAATGTACAAGAGGGATATTTTGATCCCTACAGCTGGTGGAGCCTCCATCACCATTAGAGGGGTCTCTGAGGACATTCGTTGTGATAAAGGGGATAGAATAAGGTTCAAATCCGATGTGCTTGAGTTCAACCAG ATGTCTGAGTTGTTAAATCAGAAATCGGCAGTGCAAGGGAAAATACCTTCTGGCTATTTCAATGCTCTTTTTGATTTAAGTGGTAACTGGTTGAGGGATGCTGCTGACATCAAGTATCTTGCTATTGATGGTTATTTCATTTCGCTTGACTATTTACATCTAACAGCTTCTCCACTTGTGCTGCAAGAGGAAGTTAAGAAGTCTGTTCCTGCTCAATGGGACCTGGCGACATTGGCTAGGTAA